The following proteins are co-located in the Syngnathus scovelli strain Florida chromosome 5, RoL_Ssco_1.2, whole genome shotgun sequence genome:
- the knop1 gene encoding axoneme-associated protein mst101(2) isoform X2: MNQMFKRDSEEVLFISEWISPRPKLTVVIDQVRRLALQRDIDLESLPKQLSESNDRSALMKTCEEKMEMKKEDVIDENVEKKCKKKQTSPQKINVSTVDETAQGVDMKKKQLKKYDLVVTVQGPLEVGGEEKTKKKKVVNGCNIMDGNCNETNIKKTQTDIQKGTKKTSNDKKSKNKTLTNHENHQDDEKVVKKPKKRKNEIHDEKVAKKAKKEKNKVNNEKVPKKAKKENDEILDKKVAKKAMKEKNEVHDEKVSKKASKGKNKILDIKVAKNAMKVKNEVHDEKVSKKGSKEKNEVHDKKVSKKARKEKNKIHGKKVSKKAMNETIEVHDEKVSKKASKEKNEVHDEKGSKKPKKEKNEVHDEKVSKKASKEKNEVQDENVAKKPKKEQNEVRDENVAKKPKRENNELCNEKVAKKRKKEKNEVHDENVAKKPKKEKNEVHDENVAKKPKKEKNEVHDEKMAKKPKKDKNEIHDTNHVTDSAVIKVKVKKKKDKDKSECKKKKVKDTATQIEHQEVWMGGKEKKVLKKEPNKMPVVSAGDIKHKAKTKKIGAEQTETSIKKETAKLKLSESEVATETSQELCELKPKKKKKKDASPDKEQPVDSSKTAARKQEKAAKSDGGVEEGETKQKEKKEKPKKRKSSGLGTDEKTATVKKKKQKIEEPNCEETQHHVKKEKVLEEVHPDSCMKKKEIQRKQKKVKEIKVEPDHQWDDLRRVPQVDVVFLSEKTGNTDELTINQERRQALQMEVDKASHPQKADQASGFGQWSTAQFENCQQQQRFLRLIGGFKNFQPAAVASTPKPNMALDKVAQERLQQGLWSEFERARSRRIDFHNQGAGLGFSKSPHKQFFIDINACHSVRFDD, encoded by the exons ATGAATCAAATGTTCAAA AGGGATTCTGAAGAAGTGCTCTTTATTTCAGAATGGATTTCACCTAGACCCAAGCTAACTGTTGTCATTGATCAG GTGAGGCGACTTGCCCTGCAAAGAGACATTGATCTGGAATCTCTCCCGAAACAGCTCTCAGAG TCAAATGACAGGTCTGCTCTTATGAAAACATGTGAGGAGAAGATGGAAATGAAAAAAGAGGATGTGATAGATGAGAATGTTGAAAAGAAATGCAAGAAGAAACAAACTTCACCTCAAAAAATTAACGTTTCCACAGTTGACGAGACAGCCCAGGGTGTGGAcatgaaaaagaaacaattaaaaaaatatgacttGGTAGTTACAGTACAGGGGCCTTTAGAAGTAGGCGGTGAggaaaaaacgaagaagaagaaagtggtGAATGGTTGTAATATAATGGATGGGAATTGTAATGAAACAAACATAAAGAAAACACAGACCGACATTCAAAAAGGAACCAAGAAAACGAGTAATGACAAAAAGTCCAAAAATAAAACCCTGACTAATCATGAAAATCATCAAGATGACGAGAAAGTGGTAAAGAAACCCAAAAAACgaaaaaatgaaattcatgatgaaaaagtggcaaagaaagccaagaaagaaaaaaataaggtTAATAATGAGAAAGTgccaaagaaagcaaaaaaagaaaatgatgaaATTCTTGACAAAAAGGTGGCAAAGAAAgccatgaaagaaaaaaatgaggtTCATGACGAGAAAGTgtcaaagaaagccagtaaaggaaaaaataaaattcttgaCATAAAAGTGGCAAAGAACGCCATGAAAGTAAAAAATGAGGTTCATGATGAGAAAGTGTCAAAGAAAggcagtaaagaaaaaaatgaggtTCATGACAAGAAAGTGTCAAAGAAAGCccgtaaagaaaaaaataaaattcatggcAAAAAAGTGTCAAAGAAAGCCATGAATGAAACAATTGAGGTTCATGACGAGAAAGTgtcaaagaaagccagtaaAGAGAAAAATGAGGTTCATGACGAGAAAGGGTCAAAGAAacccaagaaagaaaaaaatgaggtTCATGACGAGAAAGTGTCAAAGAAAgccagcaaagaaaaaaatgaggtTCAGGACGAGAACGTGGCAAAGAAACCTAAGAAAGAACAAAATGAGGTTCGTGATGAGAACGTGGCAAAGAAACCCAAGAGAGAAAATAATGAGCTTTGTAAtgagaaagtggcaaagaaacgcaagaaagaaaaaaatgaggtTCATGACGAGAATGTGGCAAAGAAacccaagaaagaaaaaaatgaggtTCATGATGAGAACGTGGCAAAGAAacccaagaaagaaaaaaatgaggtTCATGATGAGAAAATGGCAAAGAAACCCAAGAAAGACAAAAATGAGATTCATGATACTAACCATGTTACAGACAGTGCAGTCATCAAGGTGaaggtgaaaaagaaaaaagacaaggACAAAAGTGAGTGTAAGAAGAAAAAAGTGAAAGATACGGCGACACAAATTGAACATCAAGAGGTTTGGATggggggaaaagaaaagaaggtaCTGAAGAAAGAACCAAATAAGATGCCAGTCGTGAGTGCAGGGGATATTAAACACAAGGCAAAGACGAAAAAGATTGGAGCGGAACAGACTGAAACAAGTATTAAGAAGGAAACCGCTAAGTTAAAATTATCAGAGAGTGAAGTGGCAACAGAAACGTCACAGGAGCTTTGTGAGCTTAagccaaagaagaaaaaaaagaaggatgcTTCACCAGATAAAGAACAACCTGTGGATTCCAGTAAAACGGCAGCACGGAAGCAAGAAAAAGCCGCAAAGAGTGACGGTGGCGTAGAGGAAGGTGAGacaaaacaaaaggaaaaaaaagaaaagcccaaGAAGAGAAAATCATCTGGCCTCGGCACAGATGAAAAAACTGCAactgtgaagaagaaaaaacaaaaaatagaagaGCCTAATTGTGAAGAAACGCAACACCATGTTAAGAAAGAGAAAGTGCTTGAGGAAGTGCATCCTGACTCCTGCATGAAGAAGAAAGAGATTCAAAGGAAACAGAAGAAGGTGAAGGAAATTAAAGTCGAACCGGACCATCAATGG GATGATTTGAGGAGAGTTCCCCAAGTAGACGTCGTCTTCTTGTCAGAGAAGACCGGAAACACTGACGAGCTGACCATCAACCAG GAAAGGCGACAGGCTTTACAAATGGAGGTCGACAAGGCTTCGCACCCTCAAAAAGCGGACCAAGCTTCA GGGTTTGGTCAGTGGAGCACTGCCCAGTTTGAAAACTGTCAACAGCAACAGAGGTTCCTCAGGTTGATTGGTGGCTTCAAGAACTTCCAGCCAGCTGCTGTTGCAAGCACGCCAAAGCCAAATATGGCACTGGACAAGGTCGCACAGGAGCGCTTGCAGCAAGGACTCTGGAGCGAGTTTGAGCGTGCTCGCTCACGCAGAATAGACTTTCACAACCAAGGTGCAGGACTTGGCTTTAGCAAATCTCCCCACAAACAGTTCTTTATTGACATCAACGCATGTCATTCTGTCCGCTTTGATGACTGA
- the gprc5bb gene encoding G protein-coupled receptor, class C, group 5, member Bb isoform X1: MPSEFLSCLQHPSKMAVNSFSIFLLLLMGSCTSHPSPPPPPLGCSEHVEPSYRVLCDLESVWGVVLEAVACSGGLTSLILAALLLVKLRSISDPARRSGVGPLLLLLGTLLGIFPISLAFLVGKNQVLCVIRRAFWGPLFALCFSSLLVQGLRLRRLVAGKTSPSGSTLAALGLALALVQGIISAEWVLLTVVREGHPACEYPPLDFALACSYTLGLLLIAMGLSLGVVLCGGELVVEAARESDEDREDESDKRRWKCNAVWLFLASLASALLWVAWLGFYLYGSQAMRLRGKVGRSGGGAGKAEDRLLDEPALAVALVVQGWILLLFHGIPESHLCLWNRSQCARQDFFDTSETTPPPHFRDELQAHSQQPFQENQAFSIEEHGATLRSGNYHQSSHGSVRPGIAFRGHVYQPTEMALVMNGGTMPTAPINYTGRRLW; this comes from the exons ATGCCCTCAGAG TTCCTCTCTTGTCTTCAACACCCCTCAAAGATGGCTGTCAACAGTTTCTCCATCTTCCTCCTGCTACTGATGGGCTCTTGTACATCCCATCcatcgcctcctcctcctccactggGATGTAGTGAGCATGTGGAGCCCTCTTACAGAGTGCTGTGTGACCTGGAGTCGGTGTGGGGCGTCGTTTTGGAGGCTGTGGCTTGTAGCGGGGGCCTCACCTCTCTAATCCTCGCCGCGCTCCTTCTCGTCAAGCTTCGCTCTATTTCAGACCCGGCCAGGCGCTCTGGCGTGGGACCCCTTCTCCTGCTCCTAGGCACACTCCTTGGGATATTCCCCATCTCTCTAGCGTTCCTTGTGGGAAAGAACCAGGTCCTATGTGTGATTCGCAGAGCCTTCTGGGGCCCCCTCTTCGCCCTTTGCTTCTCAAGCTTGCTGGTCCAGGGCCTGAGGCTCAGGAGGCTGGTGGCTGGAAAGACGAGCCCCTCAGGAAGCACGTTGGCTGCACTGGGCTTGGCGTTGGCCTTGGTTCAGGGCATTATTTCTGCCGAATGGGTCCTTCTCACCGTCGTCAGGGAGGGTCACCCAGCCTGCGAGTATCCACCTTTGGACTTTGCTCTGGCATGCAGCTACACTTTAGGGCTGCTCCTCATAGCCATGGGGCTCTCTCTCGGGGTAGTGCTGTGTGGGGGCGAACTGGTGGTAGAGGCAGCTCGTGAAAGTGACGAGGATCGAGAAGATGAGAGTGACAAAAGGAGATGGAAGTGTAATGCGGTGTGGCTCTTTCTGGCAAGTCTGGCTTCGGCCTTGCTTTGGGTGGCATGGCTTGGCTTTTATCTCTACGGGAGCCAAGCAATGAGGCTCAGAGGGAAAGTGGGGAGGTCAGGAGGAGGAGCGGGAAAGGCGGAGGACCGTCTGCTGGACGAGCCCGCTCTGGCTGTAGCCCTGGTTGTGCAGGGCTGGATCCTTCTGCTGTTCCACGGCATTCCTGAGAGCCACCTGTGTCTCTGGAACCGTTCACAATGCGCCAGGCAAGATTTCTTTGACACCAGTGAGACAACGCCTCCTCCACATTTCAGAGATGAGCTCCAAGCACACTCTCAGCAACCCTTCCAGGAAAACCAGGCCTTTTCTATTGAGGAGCACGGTGCAA CTCTTCGAAGTGGAAACTATCACCAGAGCAGTCACGGCAGCGTTCGCCCTGGCATCGCCTTCAGAGGTCACGTATACCAACCGACTGAAATGGCTCTTGTTATGAATGGCGGCACG ATGCCCACGGCCCCCATTAACTACACTGGAAGACGACTGTGGTAA
- the knop1 gene encoding axoneme-associated protein mst101(2) isoform X1 — protein sequence MPLFSALCFKKKHRDSEEVLFISEWISPRPKLTVVIDQVRRLALQRDIDLESLPKQLSESNDRSALMKTCEEKMEMKKEDVIDENVEKKCKKKQTSPQKINVSTVDETAQGVDMKKKQLKKYDLVVTVQGPLEVGGEEKTKKKKVVNGCNIMDGNCNETNIKKTQTDIQKGTKKTSNDKKSKNKTLTNHENHQDDEKVVKKPKKRKNEIHDEKVAKKAKKEKNKVNNEKVPKKAKKENDEILDKKVAKKAMKEKNEVHDEKVSKKASKGKNKILDIKVAKNAMKVKNEVHDEKVSKKGSKEKNEVHDKKVSKKARKEKNKIHGKKVSKKAMNETIEVHDEKVSKKASKEKNEVHDEKGSKKPKKEKNEVHDEKVSKKASKEKNEVQDENVAKKPKKEQNEVRDENVAKKPKRENNELCNEKVAKKRKKEKNEVHDENVAKKPKKEKNEVHDENVAKKPKKEKNEVHDEKMAKKPKKDKNEIHDTNHVTDSAVIKVKVKKKKDKDKSECKKKKVKDTATQIEHQEVWMGGKEKKVLKKEPNKMPVVSAGDIKHKAKTKKIGAEQTETSIKKETAKLKLSESEVATETSQELCELKPKKKKKKDASPDKEQPVDSSKTAARKQEKAAKSDGGVEEGETKQKEKKEKPKKRKSSGLGTDEKTATVKKKKQKIEEPNCEETQHHVKKEKVLEEVHPDSCMKKKEIQRKQKKVKEIKVEPDHQWDDLRRVPQVDVVFLSEKTGNTDELTINQERRQALQMEVDKASHPQKADQASGFGQWSTAQFENCQQQQRFLRLIGGFKNFQPAAVASTPKPNMALDKVAQERLQQGLWSEFERARSRRIDFHNQGAGLGFSKSPHKQFFIDINACHSVRFDD from the exons ATGCCATTATTTTCTGCACTGTGCTTTAAGAAAAAACAC AGGGATTCTGAAGAAGTGCTCTTTATTTCAGAATGGATTTCACCTAGACCCAAGCTAACTGTTGTCATTGATCAG GTGAGGCGACTTGCCCTGCAAAGAGACATTGATCTGGAATCTCTCCCGAAACAGCTCTCAGAG TCAAATGACAGGTCTGCTCTTATGAAAACATGTGAGGAGAAGATGGAAATGAAAAAAGAGGATGTGATAGATGAGAATGTTGAAAAGAAATGCAAGAAGAAACAAACTTCACCTCAAAAAATTAACGTTTCCACAGTTGACGAGACAGCCCAGGGTGTGGAcatgaaaaagaaacaattaaaaaaatatgacttGGTAGTTACAGTACAGGGGCCTTTAGAAGTAGGCGGTGAggaaaaaacgaagaagaagaaagtggtGAATGGTTGTAATATAATGGATGGGAATTGTAATGAAACAAACATAAAGAAAACACAGACCGACATTCAAAAAGGAACCAAGAAAACGAGTAATGACAAAAAGTCCAAAAATAAAACCCTGACTAATCATGAAAATCATCAAGATGACGAGAAAGTGGTAAAGAAACCCAAAAAACgaaaaaatgaaattcatgatgaaaaagtggcaaagaaagccaagaaagaaaaaaataaggtTAATAATGAGAAAGTgccaaagaaagcaaaaaaagaaaatgatgaaATTCTTGACAAAAAGGTGGCAAAGAAAgccatgaaagaaaaaaatgaggtTCATGACGAGAAAGTgtcaaagaaagccagtaaaggaaaaaataaaattcttgaCATAAAAGTGGCAAAGAACGCCATGAAAGTAAAAAATGAGGTTCATGATGAGAAAGTGTCAAAGAAAggcagtaaagaaaaaaatgaggtTCATGACAAGAAAGTGTCAAAGAAAGCccgtaaagaaaaaaataaaattcatggcAAAAAAGTGTCAAAGAAAGCCATGAATGAAACAATTGAGGTTCATGACGAGAAAGTgtcaaagaaagccagtaaAGAGAAAAATGAGGTTCATGACGAGAAAGGGTCAAAGAAacccaagaaagaaaaaaatgaggtTCATGACGAGAAAGTGTCAAAGAAAgccagcaaagaaaaaaatgaggtTCAGGACGAGAACGTGGCAAAGAAACCTAAGAAAGAACAAAATGAGGTTCGTGATGAGAACGTGGCAAAGAAACCCAAGAGAGAAAATAATGAGCTTTGTAAtgagaaagtggcaaagaaacgcaagaaagaaaaaaatgaggtTCATGACGAGAATGTGGCAAAGAAacccaagaaagaaaaaaatgaggtTCATGATGAGAACGTGGCAAAGAAacccaagaaagaaaaaaatgaggtTCATGATGAGAAAATGGCAAAGAAACCCAAGAAAGACAAAAATGAGATTCATGATACTAACCATGTTACAGACAGTGCAGTCATCAAGGTGaaggtgaaaaagaaaaaagacaaggACAAAAGTGAGTGTAAGAAGAAAAAAGTGAAAGATACGGCGACACAAATTGAACATCAAGAGGTTTGGATggggggaaaagaaaagaaggtaCTGAAGAAAGAACCAAATAAGATGCCAGTCGTGAGTGCAGGGGATATTAAACACAAGGCAAAGACGAAAAAGATTGGAGCGGAACAGACTGAAACAAGTATTAAGAAGGAAACCGCTAAGTTAAAATTATCAGAGAGTGAAGTGGCAACAGAAACGTCACAGGAGCTTTGTGAGCTTAagccaaagaagaaaaaaaagaaggatgcTTCACCAGATAAAGAACAACCTGTGGATTCCAGTAAAACGGCAGCACGGAAGCAAGAAAAAGCCGCAAAGAGTGACGGTGGCGTAGAGGAAGGTGAGacaaaacaaaaggaaaaaaaagaaaagcccaaGAAGAGAAAATCATCTGGCCTCGGCACAGATGAAAAAACTGCAactgtgaagaagaaaaaacaaaaaatagaagaGCCTAATTGTGAAGAAACGCAACACCATGTTAAGAAAGAGAAAGTGCTTGAGGAAGTGCATCCTGACTCCTGCATGAAGAAGAAAGAGATTCAAAGGAAACAGAAGAAGGTGAAGGAAATTAAAGTCGAACCGGACCATCAATGG GATGATTTGAGGAGAGTTCCCCAAGTAGACGTCGTCTTCTTGTCAGAGAAGACCGGAAACACTGACGAGCTGACCATCAACCAG GAAAGGCGACAGGCTTTACAAATGGAGGTCGACAAGGCTTCGCACCCTCAAAAAGCGGACCAAGCTTCA GGGTTTGGTCAGTGGAGCACTGCCCAGTTTGAAAACTGTCAACAGCAACAGAGGTTCCTCAGGTTGATTGGTGGCTTCAAGAACTTCCAGCCAGCTGCTGTTGCAAGCACGCCAAAGCCAAATATGGCACTGGACAAGGTCGCACAGGAGCGCTTGCAGCAAGGACTCTGGAGCGAGTTTGAGCGTGCTCGCTCACGCAGAATAGACTTTCACAACCAAGGTGCAGGACTTGGCTTTAGCAAATCTCCCCACAAACAGTTCTTTATTGACATCAACGCATGTCATTCTGTCCGCTTTGATGACTGA
- the LOC125969585 gene encoding somatostatin receptor type 5 yields the protein MDSIMEQEDVLNCSLATSALANGSSKLTQGVPFQGSSALLTAIIYITVFMVGLAGNSLAIYVVLRYANMKTVTNIYILNLAIADELYIIGLPFLTTQNVLSYWPFGSFLCRLVMTADSMNQFTSIFCLTVMSVDRYLAVVHPIRGTKWRHPRVAKMVSATVWAVSFVVVLPVVIFSDVQDTFNSCNMIWPEPTDVWSTAFILYTAIVGFFGPLLIICLCYLLIVIKVKSSSVRVGFTSRRRSERKVTRMVVIIVVVFVLCWLPFFIINIINVMVIIPESSATAGIYFFAVILSYANSCANPLLYGFLCDNFKQSFRKVLCVKRLSCKAHGVDDGDPSARRVVRSTPTDCAPYSPPHQVSYRPQSSQIFPQPSGIQISHTAADLHCCDSACKHSTSTVTQFPRTMTTITETSINTLAEIPAISTVTRESAVS from the exons ATGGACTCGATTATGGAACAAGAGGATGTGCTCAATTGTTCTTTGGCAACTTCTGCCCTCGCCAACGGCTCCAGCAAATTGACACAGGGTGTCCCCTTCCAGGGGAGCAGCGCCCTGCTGACAGCGATCATCTACATCACAGTCTTCATGGTAGGTTTGGCCGGCAACAGTCTGGCCATCTACGTGGTGCTCCGCTATGCCAACATGAAAACGGTGACCAACATCTACATTCTCAACTTGGCTATCGCCGACGAGCTCTACATCATCGGGCTGCCTTTCCTCACGACGCAGAATGTGCTCTCCTACTGGCCCTTCGGGTCCTTCCTGTGTCGGCTCGTTATGACCGCGGACTCCATGAACCAGTTCACGTCGATTTTCTGCCTCACTGTTATGTCCGTTGACCGCTACCTGGCCGTGGTGCACCCGATCCGGGGCACCAAGTGGAGGCACCCACGCGTGGCCAAGATGGTGAGCGCAACAGTGTGGGCTGTTTCTTTTGTGGTGGTCCTGCCTGTGGTCATCTTCTCTGATGTGCAG GACACATTTAACTCGTGCAACATGATCTGGCCTGAGCCAACAGACGTGTGGTCAACAGCCTTTATTCTCTACACCGCCATAGTGGGCTTCTTTGGACCCCTGCTCATCATCTGCCTCTGCTACCTCCTTATAGTAATCAAg GTGAAATCCTCCAGCGTGCGGGTGGGCTTCACCTCACGGCGGCGTTCTGAGCGTAAGGTGACGCGGATGGTGGTGATTATCGTGGTGGTTTTTGTCCTCTGCTGGCTGCCGTTCttcatcatcaacatcatcaacGTCATGGTCATCATCCCTGAGTCCAGTGCCACCGCTGGAATATACTTCTTTGCCGTCATCCTGTCGTATGCCAACTCCTGCGCCAACCCTCTGCTCTATGGGTTCCTCTGTGACAACTTCAAACAGAGCTTCAGAAAA GTGTTGTGTGTGAAGAGGTTGAGTTGCAAGGCCCATGGTGTGGATGACGGCGACCCCAGCGCTCGCCGTGTAGTGAGGTCAACGCCAACTGATTGTGCTCCTTACTCTCCTCCCCATCAGGTGTCTTATCGCCCCCAGAGCAGCCAG ATCTTTCCTCAGCCTTCAGGCATCCAGATTTCTCACACAGCTGCTGACTTGCACTGCTGCGACTCTGCATGCAAGCATTCTACCTCCACAGTCACACAATTCCCCAGGACCATGACAACAATTACAGAAACCTCCATAAACACCCTGGCTGAAATACCGGCTATTTCTACAGTCACGAGAGAGTCTGCCGTCTCTTAG
- the gprc5bb gene encoding G protein-coupled receptor, class C, group 5, member Bb isoform X2 has translation MPSEMAVNSFSIFLLLLMGSCTSHPSPPPPPLGCSEHVEPSYRVLCDLESVWGVVLEAVACSGGLTSLILAALLLVKLRSISDPARRSGVGPLLLLLGTLLGIFPISLAFLVGKNQVLCVIRRAFWGPLFALCFSSLLVQGLRLRRLVAGKTSPSGSTLAALGLALALVQGIISAEWVLLTVVREGHPACEYPPLDFALACSYTLGLLLIAMGLSLGVVLCGGELVVEAARESDEDREDESDKRRWKCNAVWLFLASLASALLWVAWLGFYLYGSQAMRLRGKVGRSGGGAGKAEDRLLDEPALAVALVVQGWILLLFHGIPESHLCLWNRSQCARQDFFDTSETTPPPHFRDELQAHSQQPFQENQAFSIEEHGATLRSGNYHQSSHGSVRPGIAFRGHVYQPTEMALVMNGGTMPTAPINYTGRRLW, from the exons ATGCCCTCAGAG ATGGCTGTCAACAGTTTCTCCATCTTCCTCCTGCTACTGATGGGCTCTTGTACATCCCATCcatcgcctcctcctcctccactggGATGTAGTGAGCATGTGGAGCCCTCTTACAGAGTGCTGTGTGACCTGGAGTCGGTGTGGGGCGTCGTTTTGGAGGCTGTGGCTTGTAGCGGGGGCCTCACCTCTCTAATCCTCGCCGCGCTCCTTCTCGTCAAGCTTCGCTCTATTTCAGACCCGGCCAGGCGCTCTGGCGTGGGACCCCTTCTCCTGCTCCTAGGCACACTCCTTGGGATATTCCCCATCTCTCTAGCGTTCCTTGTGGGAAAGAACCAGGTCCTATGTGTGATTCGCAGAGCCTTCTGGGGCCCCCTCTTCGCCCTTTGCTTCTCAAGCTTGCTGGTCCAGGGCCTGAGGCTCAGGAGGCTGGTGGCTGGAAAGACGAGCCCCTCAGGAAGCACGTTGGCTGCACTGGGCTTGGCGTTGGCCTTGGTTCAGGGCATTATTTCTGCCGAATGGGTCCTTCTCACCGTCGTCAGGGAGGGTCACCCAGCCTGCGAGTATCCACCTTTGGACTTTGCTCTGGCATGCAGCTACACTTTAGGGCTGCTCCTCATAGCCATGGGGCTCTCTCTCGGGGTAGTGCTGTGTGGGGGCGAACTGGTGGTAGAGGCAGCTCGTGAAAGTGACGAGGATCGAGAAGATGAGAGTGACAAAAGGAGATGGAAGTGTAATGCGGTGTGGCTCTTTCTGGCAAGTCTGGCTTCGGCCTTGCTTTGGGTGGCATGGCTTGGCTTTTATCTCTACGGGAGCCAAGCAATGAGGCTCAGAGGGAAAGTGGGGAGGTCAGGAGGAGGAGCGGGAAAGGCGGAGGACCGTCTGCTGGACGAGCCCGCTCTGGCTGTAGCCCTGGTTGTGCAGGGCTGGATCCTTCTGCTGTTCCACGGCATTCCTGAGAGCCACCTGTGTCTCTGGAACCGTTCACAATGCGCCAGGCAAGATTTCTTTGACACCAGTGAGACAACGCCTCCTCCACATTTCAGAGATGAGCTCCAAGCACACTCTCAGCAACCCTTCCAGGAAAACCAGGCCTTTTCTATTGAGGAGCACGGTGCAA CTCTTCGAAGTGGAAACTATCACCAGAGCAGTCACGGCAGCGTTCGCCCTGGCATCGCCTTCAGAGGTCACGTATACCAACCGACTGAAATGGCTCTTGTTATGAATGGCGGCACG ATGCCCACGGCCCCCATTAACTACACTGGAAGACGACTGTGGTAA